The sequence CGTATGCCGGGCGAAGGTCCGCGGGGACGATCGTCGGCGTTGGCCGGGTACGGCGCGGCGATCGTGCTGGTGGCCCTCGTCGTCGGGGGCTTGAAACTCGTCGCCGGATTGACCGACGCCGCGCAGGCCCTTCTCCTCCTCGTGGTCGTGTTTCTGGTCGCGTGGGTCTGGGAAAGCGGTCCGGGAGTCTTCGCGGCCGTTCTCGCCACGCTCGCCTTCAATTTCTTCTTCCTTCCGCCGCTCTACACGTTCACGATCCACGATCCCCAGAACGTCGTGGCGCTCACCGTCTTCCTCGCCGCGGGGCTCGTGATCGGCCGCCTCTCGGCGCTCTCGCGGCTTCGGCTCCGCCTCCTGGAGCAGGAACGAAGCGACCTCCTGACCCTGACCGCGCTTTCCCAGTCGTTCCTCGCCGACACGAACCGGGAATCGCTCCTCGGCGTCGTCAGCGACCGGGTCCGCCGCGCGCTCGAGTGCGATCAGGCGGCGATCTTCCTCGAAGACGGAAGGGGACAGCTCGTCAACGCCGCGTCCTCGGGCGCCGGCGAGCTGCGGTCCGACCTCGCGGAGATCGCCTATCGGCAGGGAAACTCGGCGGCGTTCCCTTCGGCTCTGGGCGGCAGCGATCTCTATCTTCCGATCCCGCTCGGCGTCCACAGGGTCGGCGCGCTCGCCGTGCGCGGCGCGCGCCGGAGCGACCGGATGGCCGAAGGATGCGCTGCCCTCACCGGGCTCGCTCTCGAACGGGAGAAGTTCCTGAGGATCGCGCGCGAGGCGGAAGGCGCCCGGGCGCGGGACGAGATGAAATCGACCCTGCTCGCGACCCTCGGGCACGACCTGAAGACTCCGCTCGCCGCCGCGCGCGGATCGGTGGAGAACTGGGGACGGCGAGCCGGCGAGAGCGGCGAGTCGCGGGAAGTCGTCGGCGCGCTCGAGCGCCTCACCCGGCTGGTGGAGGACCTGCTGAACGTCGTCCGCCTGGAGGCGGGAACCGCCCGGCCGAGCCGCGAGCGCGTCTCCTGCGGCGCGATCGCCGAAGCGGCGGTGGCCCGGTTCGGAAACGCGCTCGAGGGACACTCCCTCGTCGTGGACGTTTCCGGCGCCGAGACCCGGGTCTCGGTCGACCCGGCTCAAATCACCGAGGCGATCGGGATGGGGCTCGAAAATGCGGGCCGCTACTCGCCGGCGGGGAGCGAGGTCCGGTTCTCGGTCTTCCGGGAGGGGCCGGATGCCGTTTTCCGGGTGACCGACTCGGGTCCGGGAATCCCGCCGTCCGATCGCGAGCGCGCCATGGAGAAGTTCGTCCGGCTCGGCGGCGGGGCGGGAGCTCCCGGGAGCGGACTCGGCCTCTACATCGCGCGGAGCCTGACGGAGCAAAACGGCGGCCGGCTCTCGCTCGCGGCGTCGCCCGCCGGAGGTACGACGTTCGAGATCCGGCTCGCGGCGGAGGAATCGTGAAACGGGTCCTCGTCGCCGACGACGATCCGGCGATCCGGAAGGTGATCCGGGAGGCGCTCGCCCGCGAAGGATTCGAGGTCGAAACGGCGGCGGACGGGCGGG is a genomic window of Thermoanaerobaculia bacterium containing:
- a CDS encoding DUF4118 domain-containing protein; amino-acid sequence: MAGYGAAIVLVALVVGGLKLVAGLTDAAQALLLLVVVFLVAWVWESGPGVFAAVLATLAFNFFFLPPLYTFTIHDPQNVVALTVFLAAGLVIGRLSALSRLRLRLLEQERSDLLTLTALSQSFLADTNRESLLGVVSDRVRRALECDQAAIFLEDGRGQLVNAASSGAGELRSDLAEIAYRQGNSAAFPSALGGSDLYLPIPLGVHRVGALAVRGARRSDRMAEGCAALTGLALEREKFLRIAREAEGARARDEMKSTLLATLGHDLKTPLAAARGSVENWGRRAGESGESREVVGALERLTRLVEDLLNVVRLEAGTARPSRERVSCGAIAEAAVARFGNALEGHSLVVDVSGAETRVSVDPAQITEAIGMGLENAGRYSPAGSEVRFSVFREGPDAVFRVTDSGPGIPPSDRERAMEKFVRLGGGAGAPGSGLGLYIARSLTEQNGGRLSLAASPAGGTTFEIRLAAEES